The Plutella xylostella chromosome 27, ilPluXylo3.1, whole genome shotgun sequence genome segment ACAAATTGCAATTTACAATTTGAAATACAGTTTTATACTAATAGATAGGTAAACATTTAGCACAGtagatataggtaagtaataataataataataataaaaacgtttattccGTGCCATCGCACacacacagaaaaaaaaaagaaaacataatgaaaaacaGTAATAAATGAACACAAAGACCTTATGActaaacaaaagaaataaatgagAGGATATGTGTGCGTTGTCTGGCACCGAAACGGACGGCGGCTCAGCTAAGGCGGTAGAAGataatatattacctactaccgcgctgattttcagccgCTTCCCTTTATGATGCCACtgactataaataaaaactataaactaaaactatgGCAAGTGCACGGCCGGCAGCTGTGAACCAAGGTCACCCGGGGTACTTCACACGCATAAGCGGTTAGTACCTATAGTTATCTAGaatatttatctattaagGATGGATAAAACGACTAAGGTCGTGATTCTGTTTACCACTTGAACTTAATCGTGTAGATTTTATATACTAAGGgtgcgttgcaccatttaactttaactattacaaacgtcacatcgtctgtcaaagcatcggttaagcgaaaaattggttgcaccattcaactatggttaaaatgacgtcataactttaacgataaccataaccaccccatgttggccggttactgttaaagttaaagtcaggtagctgtcaaacccgttgtataacctcaaagtaacagtattacgtacaaatattaatattcaataattCTTATCATGTCGCTTCTACGTGAAATAGTGCTTGAAACAAGTTCCTCAGAAATTGAGATTGAGGTGGAGTCAGTACGGAACTTACGAAATATGAAGAGAAAGGTGTACTTTCAGAGAACTGATAGATTCGCAGGTTCCAGGTCTCAAAGATGTGGCTCGTGTGTTGGCTTTAAAACTAGAACCTTTCTTACTGCCTCCAACGACGAAGTAAGTgcacctattattatgttgtaggtgtaatgatcatcttcaccaccaaataagcgtccacttctagccatgggctcttccaaggagcgaaacaacactgtgccctcggccttccttatccagccactactggcTACCTGCCGGTTGCCGGTCCAGCGCAGAAATCTAATATCAAAGTAACCTACGTAactctttaattgaataaccttgttttcagaaattttgcaatgactcaaatacagaaatatatcaatgaaaataaggacAGAACTAAGAAGAGTGCAGCCCATTATTGTGGCTACGGCATGGCTGCATAATATActaatgtaaacaaaatagacACCCTGTGCTGTACCACCAGCTAggttttttatgatgattcatcatctgatgaagagggacctgtctatgcagttaacaggaatgatgagcataatcgaaggatgtcaataaataattattttaatagattacatcgttagtttttatttcaacttgttaagaattaattaataataaaggcttctattctattctattctctgggggtgtaagtacctgcacctggctctctcgaatggaacctttgtgcatatccccaaggtctaaactgccttccaaagcttgaaccatttctccaccacgctggtacactgcgggttggtgggttcacatatctagatgtgctaaatctagatatgcaggtttcctcacgatgttttcctcaccgtaagagcgatggtatacattgtaggtacttatgttaaaagaactcattggtacatgtcagcgccgggatcggacccacatctctggcgtgagaagcgggcgcttacccgactgagctaccaccgctcttactAAAGGCTTATTAGAGTCTACTTTGTCGCgggttttattgatgataatcttTTGGTCAATATTTGGAGGAACAACAGACTTAGTTCCTATGACATGTTGACTTTGAGTGCTTTGACAGAGAATGACGGCtacaatgtactctgtgacggcttcagtccgacagctagatttggtattgccttacataaaaacgtttcccacaataactttggggataattatgtctcaaacgaatagcaaccctaataacattaacaatgaccgacgatttgatggtgcaacacgttgcagtaaaatgttaactgtaacgactctgtcattgctaagtttaaccttaactattacgataaccgggatgttgatgcaacccaccctaactATACATTGAGCCGTAAAtggtaagtaattttttttttttttttttataaagtttataaagtttattcatatatttttcttaattggTATTACAATTTAGGTCTGCCAAACTGCGCAGCAGTTTGATGGCGGACATAGCACTCtcttaatacaataaaataggcaattattaatactttaggtacttacatatctATGTTTATATAAGGTGAGGTATGTCAATATTGTAATGATGTGGGTAGCATGTACTTATAGAATAAACCAGTCTAACCCGAGTCACCGTCTTTGATTCACGCCCGTCTTGACATGGCGCAGTCGGTATTAGGAACTAATTAAATCTTCGTGAGTGTTTAAACACGTATAAATCCCGAATATACAGTGGTCGCAGTGATAAGACGTGtggtaaatttaataaaaacagtataaataaataagattaaaaagtaaattagaaaataaattcggtGCAGATTCAAAATGGAAGCCGTATTAAAACCGCCGTTACCATTCCAATttgataacaatattacaaatGTAACCTCGGGAAACCTAAGCAAATCATGGGAAGAGTGGAAAAagtcttttgaaatatactatcAGGCGTGCGAGTTTTCCAAAAAAGATGCAAAGGTGCAAATTAGTATTTTGTTGCATATAATTGGCCCAAGGTGCAGAGAAGTTCACGATACATTCAAAACAAAATGCACCACAGTCGACGAAGTTTTAGAAGAATTTGATAATTTCTTTTTACCGAAGAAAAACTTAACAGTAGAACGTCACAAGTTCTTTATCCGAGAACAAAGGGAATTTGAATCCGTTGAACAGTATGTCTTCGAACTGAATAAGATGGCCGCCAAATGTGAGTTCAAAGATCTTTGTAACGACCTTGTCAAGGACCGTTTGATTTGTGGAATCCATGATAATTCATTACGGGAACGTTTGCTTAGAGAGAGTGACTTAACGCTGAAAAAGGCGTTAGATATTTGCCAGCTAGCCGAACTATCAAGGGTGCAAGCTACGAATATAAATACCGAGGTTTCAGCGCATCACGTGAAcgagataaataataaatgttgcGGCAATTGCACAGGCAATAGTGCAGAAAATACGGAATCGGTGGATTGGATGCAGCAGGGAGTACGTGAGCGTCGCAGGCGCGGGCgtgggcgcgggcgggcgcgaGGCAGGGCGCGAGGGCGCGGGCACGGAGACCCGgcacccgccgccgcctcggCCGCCGCCccatcgccgccgccgccgcctcctgCGCGATCCTCGCGTGTGTGTTACAAGTGCGGTATGAGTCATAACATGTACCAGTGTCCCGCGTATGGTGCAAAGTGCAATAAGTGCAACCGTTATAATCATTATGCGAAAATGTGCCAAGTATTGTATGAAATCGATGGGAACTCATCCGATCAGGTAATTAATAAGATTAATTCCGATGATTCGTGGTCTGCCActttgtatgtaaataataaacctattaattttaaactggACACTGGGGCTGACGTAAATGTGTTGCCTAAAAGATATTTGAATCAAATAGGTGTTTTAGAAAGTGAGTTGACAAACACAACTATGAAATTACGTGGATATTCTGGGGCTAGCATACACGTTTTAGGTAAGTGTAGTTTAAAAATTactcacaaaaatataacctaCATACTAAAATTTGTTATTGCCGATGTTGATTCACCTGCTATTTTAGGTCGAGAATCGTGTGAGGAACTGAATGTAATTAAGCGAATAATGTCGATTACTTCCAAAAATGATAGTGAAAGGATATTAGACGATTACCCAGATGTTTTTGAGGGTCTAGGTTGTTTGCCTGGCAGttacaaaatacttttaaaagataatataCAACCGGTAGTTCATGCTCCTAGAAAAATGCCAATTGCTATTAaagaaagttttaaaaataagttattagATATGGAAAAACAAGGCATTATTGCTAAAGTTGAGGGACCTACCGATTGGGTCAGCAGTATGACGCTAGCTAAAAAAGCGGACGGTGATTTTAGGGTGTGTTTAGATCCGCAAGACCTGAATAGGGCAATCAAACGTGAACATTTTAAACTTCCCACACTTGATGAAATCACATCTAAGTTGTCAGGTTCTAAGGTATATAGCACGTTAGATGCGAAATTAGGATTTTGGCAATTGAAGTTACATGATGATTGTACTGACTTATGTACCTTTAATACGGTGTTCGGTAGATATAAATTTTTAAGAATGCCGTTCGGTATTTCATCAGCTTCGGAAGTTTTCCACAAAAGGCTCCTAGAGCACCTAGATAGCCTGGACGGTGTTTGTCAATTTATTGATGATTTGCTTGTCTACGGTAAAGACAAAGAAGAGCATGATTTACGCCTGCGTAAAGTACTACAAAAATGTCGTgaaatcaatataaaattgaatagaaaaaaatgtaaaatcgGATTAACAGAGATCACATATTTAGGTCATAAAATAAGTGAACACGGAATCTCACCCGATGAATCACACACAGAGGCCATTAAAAATATGCCTGAACCTAAAAATGTTAAAGATTTGGAACGGTTTTTAGGGCTCGTGacctatgtaggtagtttTGTTCCAAACTTGTCTGATAAAACACACATATTGCGCGAACTATTAAAAAAGGATATCGAATGGCACTGGAGCGAACATCACAACAAGAGTTTCAATATGATTAAGCAATGTTTAATAAGTCCGCCCGTGTTACAATATTACAGTCTAGACAAGCCAGTCACGCTGTCTGTAGATGCCAGCAAGCACGGGCTAGGGGCATGTTTGCTGCAGGGCGGTTTGCCCGTTTGTTACGCGTCTAAATCGTTAAATAAAACGGAACAAGCATACGCCCAAATAGAAAAAGAATTGTTTGCATGCGTATTTGCTTGTGAAAAattctatacctacatatacggGCGATCCGACATAACAATAGAAACAGATCACAAACCGTTGATTAGTATCATAAATAAACCGATAGTAAACGCACCGCCAAGATTACAAAGAATGTTAATGAGATTGCAACCATATTCATTTAAACTTGTTTATAAGCCCGgaaaatacctacacatagCGGACGCGCTGTCTAGGGCAGTTGCCCTCAGCGAGAGCAGCGGCGAGCTGGAGCCGCGTGACCACCTGGAGGCGCGCGCCGCCGTGTGCGCGGTGGCCGTCGGCAACGACCTCACCGATACGCATTTCCTagctatacaaaaatatactcgCCAAGATACAGAGTTACAAtcgttaataaaaattataaaaaatggtTGGCCGGTATCGCGATCAGATGTGGACGCGTCACTTCGTTGTTATTGGAACATTAGGGACGAGTTAACGGTAGATTTTGGATTAGTATGGAAAGGCGCGCGCATAGTTATACCTAAATGTTTACGCTCAGAAATGTTACGTAACATACATATAGGCCATTTAGGCATCGAAAAATGTAAACTAAGGGCGAGAGAAATAATGTACTGGCCGAACATGAACTCGCAACTTGAGGACATGGTATCTAGCTGTCAGGCGTGCCTAACACATAGGAAGGCTAACAATAAAGAAACATTAATGCAAC includes the following:
- the LOC119694302 gene encoding uncharacterized protein LOC119694302, with the translated sequence MEAVLKPPLPFQFDNNITNVTSGNLSKSWEEWKKSFEIYYQACEFSKKDAKVQISILLHIIGPRCREVHDTFKTKCTTVDEVLEEFDNFFLPKKNLTVERHKFFIREQREFESVEQYVFELNKMAAKCEFKDLCNDLVKDRLICGIHDNSLRERLLRESDLTLKKALDICQLAELSRVQATNINTEVSAHHVNEINNKCCGNCTGNSAENTESVDWMQQGVRERRRRGRGRGRARGRARGRGHGDPAPAAASAAAPSPPPPPPARSSRVCYKCGMSHNMYQCPAYGAKCNKCNRYNHYAKMCQVLYEIDGNSSDQDGEAS